Within Paenibacillus sabinae T27, the genomic segment TCCGCAAAAATGTCAGCATCCGGCTGGATCACGGCGGCGAGCTGACGCTGGGGAACAAAACGTTCATCAACGATAACTGCACGATCAACTGTGTTCACCGCATCACGATCGGCGATTATGTGAAGATCGCTCCTAACGTCTGCATTAACGATCATGACCACAATTACAAGCCGGATTCGGATAGCCCGCTGATTCAGGATGAGGTCATTATCGGCAGCCATGTATGGATTGGAGCGAACACGGTGATTTTGCGGGGGACGGTGATCGGCGATCATTCGGTGATTGCGGCCGGGAGCGTGGTCAAGGGAACGGTGCCGCCGTACACCCTGTTCCTCAACAAGCGTGAGAACAGCTTGAAAGAGATTACTGGGGCGAACGTATTCGCCATGACACCCGCCGCATCGGGGGGACCGTCATGAAGAAGAGCATCCTAATCTCCGTATACGATCTGGAAATCGGCGGCATTGAGCGAAGCCTGATCAACATGCTGGAGGCCTTCGATTACGAGCATTACGAGATCGACCTGCTTGTGTTTCGTCACCAGGGTGACTTTATGGACATGATTCCCCGGGACGTAAATCTGCTGCCGGAAAAGAAGCCGTATACCGTGCTCCGAAAGTCGCTTCGGGAGTGTCTTGCGGACGGAAGCTATCTCGCCGCTGGCGTGCGGCTGATATCGAAGGCCATAGCCCGGGTCCGGGCCGCCCGGAGAAAGCTGAACGAAGGTCCCGGCTATATCCAGATGCAGTGGGAGGCCAGGCTGTCTTCGTATTATTTTCCCCGTCTCCCCAAAACTTACGATCTGGTCATCAGCAACGGCTGGCCGCATGACGTCGCACTGAGAAAGGTAAAAGCCCGTAAAAAGCTCGCCTGGATTCATACGGATTACAGCAAGCTGGAAATCGACAACAGGCTGGATCTCAAGGTATGGCGGGAGTTCGATTACATCGCTTCGATCTCTGCCGACTGTACCGCTTCTTTTATAAGTACATATCCGGAGCTCCGCCCCAAAATTGTGCAGATCGAAAACATCATCTCGCCCGAATTCATCAGGAAAATGTCCCAAGCGGAGGATGCGCCGGAGGTCGCGGATATGTTTAACGTGGTGTCCGTCGGCCGGCTGTCCTATGTGAAGGGCTACGACATGGCGGTTCAGGCTTTAAGAACGCTGCATAACAGGGGGATGACCGGCATCCGGTGGTATGTGATCGGATATGGGGGCTACGAGCGGGAACTGAGGGAGCTGATCGCCCGAAACGGCCTTCAGGAGAGCTTCATTCTTTTAGGCAAAAAAATAAATCCCTATCCCTACATCAACAGGTGCGACGTGTACGTCCAACCGTCCCGCTACGAAGGCAAAGCCGTAACCATTACGGAAGCGCAGATCCTGGGCAAGCCTGTCATCATCACGAATTACCCTACGGCGCCAAGTCAGGTAACGGACGGAGTGGACGGAACAATCTGCGATCTCAGCCCGGACGGGATTGCCGAAGCGATTCAAAGCCTGTACCACAGCCGCGAGAAGCGAAACGTCCTCATTCATAATCTGAAAGACAGAGATTACAGCAACCGTGGTGAATTGAACAAGCTGTATGAGCTGATCCCTTCCTAATCCACGCGAAGGAGCCGCCCT encodes:
- a CDS encoding acyltransferase, encoding MIGKVLRTVRSQYRERGLLSTLAMNLSHFTGFLRGLFYKLLYFGSISYAPFSMQGNSTIEIFNRKSRLKLGSFVFIRKNVSIRLDHGGELTLGNKTFINDNCTINCVHRITIGDYVKIAPNVCINDHDHNYKPDSDSPLIQDEVIIGSHVWIGANTVILRGTVIGDHSVIAAGSVVKGTVPPYTLFLNKRENSLKEITGANVFAMTPAASGGPS
- a CDS encoding glycosyltransferase, encoding MKKSILISVYDLEIGGIERSLINMLEAFDYEHYEIDLLVFRHQGDFMDMIPRDVNLLPEKKPYTVLRKSLRECLADGSYLAAGVRLISKAIARVRAARRKLNEGPGYIQMQWEARLSSYYFPRLPKTYDLVISNGWPHDVALRKVKARKKLAWIHTDYSKLEIDNRLDLKVWREFDYIASISADCTASFISTYPELRPKIVQIENIISPEFIRKMSQAEDAPEVADMFNVVSVGRLSYVKGYDMAVQALRTLHNRGMTGIRWYVIGYGGYERELRELIARNGLQESFILLGKKINPYPYINRCDVYVQPSRYEGKAVTITEAQILGKPVIITNYPTAPSQVTDGVDGTICDLSPDGIAEAIQSLYHSREKRNVLIHNLKDRDYSNRGELNKLYELIPS